The sequence ttaaaatgtttttcttcttcagttaaggacttttctttattttcttcccagataaaacaataaaattatggaAAATCAGTGAAAGGGACAAAAGACCAGAAGGGTATAACTTGAAAGAGGAAGATGGAAGGTATAGAGATCCTACTACAGTTACTACACTACGAGTAagtacataagaaaaaaatgtcacaGATAGTGCTTGTATTCATATTATATAGCCCAAATCCTGAGCAGAGCTTGAATAGGAATAATTACAGTCTATCTCCCCTTTCCCAATAATTCTGTAATCAGGTAGAACATTGAGTAACTCATTTAAACATAGAAACTGACCTACATAGAGGTCTCACTTTGGCCAGGGACAGAAGCAGGACTCAAGCACAAGACAGTATTTCACGCCATCAGACTTCATCTCTGGTTTGTCATGTTAGCTATCACAAGGTCAAGTTTCAAGATAAATTTTCTTTGGAAATCAAAAAAGTAGATACAGATCAAATCTTCTAGTTGTAGCTAAAAAATACCAAGAATTAGATGTTAtgggttaattttctttttagcctCTTTAATCTGAACCATAAACATTTATTAGCTTGGCATGTCTTTCAAGCAAAATATTGAAACTAAGAACTGCAAATTCTAATAGTATTGCAACCAGTAAAAGAAGATATATTATCCacattgttcattttttcttcagcacttgaAAGGATCAACATcagttgctttttaaaactaaatcTATGTaatattgttctattttatgttctcaaaaactgaaataatgaaGTTTTCTGAATCTTAATTGCTATTTGAAACTGAGCCTtttgtaatttctgtttttcatgtgTCTTATTGACAGGTGCCAGTCTTTAGGCCTATGGATCTAATGGTTGAGGCCAGTCCACGAAGAATATTTGCCAATGCTCATACATATCACATCAACTCAATTTCTATTAATAGTgattatgaaacatatttatctGCAGATGATTTGCGGATTAATCTTTGGCATCTGGAAATTACAGACAGGAGTTTTAGTAtccatttggttttctttggtgTTTGGTGAAGAAGGCATGTTGTGCCCATATTAGATTTATTTCATCTCTCCTAATGAATTTGATTGCTTTTTGTAgtctgtgtacatatatgtatggcaccttatttttttctttgtagatgaGTAATGAAATACTGGAAAAAGTTATTTGCTAAACATAAAGGGCATAATGTATTGATTTAAAATTGGATTCATGGAATTTTAAGGAATTTGTCTATTGTATCTATGTAAATaggattattttttataatttaggtttttgttttaaaaatcacatttgtgaGGTCTGTgtatggtagcttatgcctgtaatcccagcggtttgggaggctgaggtgggaagatcacttgaggccaggagttcaaggtttaCAGTGAActtgattgtgcctctgcactccagcttggatgacagagcaacaccctgtctctaaaaaaattttttttcttctaatcaaATGTATGAACTactgtatttgaattttttattgtaaaaatagtcTCACCTGGCTGCGGTgactcagcctgtaatcccagcactttgggaggtcaaggtgggtggatcacctaaggtcagtagttcaaacccagcctggccaacatagtgaaaccccgtctctcctaaaaatacaaaacattagccgggcatggtggcgcatgcctgtaatctaagctacatgggaggctgagttaggagaattgcttgaacctgggagatagaggttgcagtgagctgagattgtgccattgcactccagcctgggcaacaagagtgaaactctgtctcaaaaaatatatatatatatagatttatatatatatagatttatatatattaattgatATTAAGATTAGAAAGATTAAGATTAGATTAAGATTAATTTTAAGATTAGAAAAAGATTAATCATTAGATtagaaaaagattagaaaaagaaagattaaagatTAAGATTAGATtaagattagaaataaaaatattctattgaggctgggcacagtgactcatgcctgtaatcccagcactttgggaggctgaggcgaggcggatggatcatgaggtcaggagttcgagaccagcctggccaacatagtgaaaccccgtctgtactaaaaatacaaaaaaaaaaaaattagttgtggtggtgtgcgcctgtaatcccagcttctctggagactgatgcagtagaatcgcttgaacctgggagtcggaggctgcagtgagccgagattgtgccactgccctccagcctgggtgacagagtgaaactccgtctaaataaaaattaaaaaaaaaagttttaatccCTTTGGAATTTATACTCATAAAAACAGTGGAGTGCAATTCagaattaatatttttgcttAGGTCCATGAATGGGTTTTAGGTTTGAGAAATGTAGAATTATATTTGCCCTTTTTTCTAAGTGGAAATTCCTTAATAAAATGTTATCTAGACATTGTGGATATCAAGCCTGCCAATATGGAAGAGCTAACAGAGGTGATTACAGCAGCAGAATTTCATCCAAACAGCTGTAACACATTTGTATACAGCAGCAGTAAAGGAACTATTCGGCTATGTGACATGAGGGCATCTGCCCTCTGTGATAGACATTCTAAATGTAAGTTTATTGTATCTTTCCTTAAAATGATTACATATTCTGTTTGTCTGAAATAAGCCTCAGACATGATAAGTACAATTACAGAGGTTTAAAAGTCTTAAACCCGTGTGTCCAGAGCCACGTGTGCCCTTGGTAATCTGCCTACCTCCTCATGAGGCATTCCAGGTTATTCCTGAAAGCTCTCTTGGGGGGCATGTCTATTGATTGCCAAGGAATATATCTCTCATGGAATGCTGTTGTTCTTTGGTAACTTGCGGTTGGGCTCTGTAACCTTGTATTGAAGTAGAGCTGTTCCTTTCTTTCCCATCCTCCCTTCCTACTTTGAGCTTCCTAGGAAGATTTCTTCTGAGGTTTCCttggcttaaaaaaaacaaaaacaaaaacaaaaaaactttggtTTAAAAACTTCAGGATACAATATTCTTGTCTTGTTGAATATTAACTCATGAAAATTGATACATGCCTGTTACCAAAATAATTTTACCTGGctactagaaaataaaatcctggTATGAATTTGGGATGGGCGAGGATGGTGTGTTTCTCATGGTGATGATATAGGCAGTCAGTGAGGCATATTGCAGGAATAATACCAATAAACCTGGTGCACTGAAGTCAGAAGTCCCAGGTGAGTCTGGTTCTAAATTAGTCATATGACTGGAAGTATACTGCATACTTTTGCATCTTCAACTTCAATATTCAATTAAACTAAGAAGCTTTCAGGAGAATTCTAGCCAGAGAGATGTTTTTCAGTTCTTTATTAGCCTGGCATTTTACCTCACTTGTAGGGAGTTTGTGAATGGTTGTTTAGGAAATGCTTTGTCCAAGCCAGAATATTGTACACCTTGccctttttgtgttgttttgttttgtttttagtgtttGAAGAACCTGAAGATCCCAGTAACAGGTCATTTTTTTCCGAAATCATCTCCTCTATTTCGGATGTAAAATTCAGCCATAGTGGTCGATATATGATGACTAGAGACTATTTGTCAGTCAAAATTTGGGACTTAAATATGGAAAACAGGCCTGTGGAAACATACCAGGtatttgagttttttctttcaaTGAGCATATACCCTGTTTACTTTGAAGTGTTTATAGAGAAGGATTTTGTTACTAGGTTTTAATCCCTGTATGGTGTTTGTTCACCATTAGGCCTTTTCCCACAGAGATCTATGAGTATGTTGCTCTTCCTTATGTTAAATGTATATAAACTTACATAGGTTGTGTTGTCTCTTGAGTTTTGCAGTTAAAGTGTGATTTTGCTACCCATTTGGTTCAGTATtgacattgtttttttttctgccactatGTACATTTAAAGTGAGGATGGAAGAGCACCCTTCATTGAGGTCTGGACAGGAAGAGGATTGGGGAAAGTGGCCAGTCCTTAGTAGAGGTGCACCTGCTCAGGTTGTGGGAGTAGTTGAACTAGAGATTAAATTTGGTGTGCCAAGTCAAATGGACTGGTGTTCTGCCTTTTGGCAGATAACTGTTGTCTTCAGCTAAAGGAAAGGGCTTGAAAGCCGTAGCAGATGGCTTTAGGAGTTGCCTATCCGTTGTTGGATGTCAGTTCTTGATTCTCTTATCAGCCAGCCACTACTGTTTATCCGTGTCCACTACATCAAACAGAAGAGAATGAAGTACACAGCCTGGAACAGGGTGTGGGACAGCACAAACCTGTGCTAGGCCCTAGACTGCAGTGTTGAAATCACTTAACTCTAATTTATACATATACTTTCTTTATGTTATATATTCTCAATAGACTGGGAAgtatgtttctcaaactttaaatcCTCTGACAAACATAAACCAAGATTGTTTTTGATAcgtgaaatttcaaaataaatactgcactgaaacaaaagacaaaatactgCTTTGCTTTTCAAAGTATAGTTCACTATTGAGCAACATggatttgaactgcatgggttcaCTCAtacacaggtttttttttgttttgttcaaccAATGCACAtttgaaaatacaatatttgagGGATGCAAACCCCTCAAATATATGGAGGGCCAAAACTTCACGTGTGGGTTCCGCAGGGCTAACTGCAGATTTGGGTATACCTGGGGTTCTTGGAACCCATCCCTCGTGTATACTGAAAAAAGACTTCTATTTGTGTAACTGCCAAGATTGATATATCTCCTAGTTACCCTCACCATCATTTCATTCCCATTGAGAAGAATTGATTTGAAGCTTAGCTTCATACTGATGTATAGTGAGAAACTCTATAATGTGCATTCTAAAATGTTGCTAAATTATGATAATCTACCTAATTTTACCTGATTTGCTACTTTTCTACTTATAAACAGTTGGAGTAGTGATTAAAAGTAGTCACATTATAGGCAAATGTATCATATAtagataaaactatttttattgaatttgtaCCAGCATCTTGCCAAGTTTTGTGTGATTgaagagtatttttttcttactgatttttttgtgttaCATGCTCACTTTTGATCCTAACCCCACATGAGTTGCTATTCCTCTGTATTACAGATTTTCACTTAATGTCACAGAGACATGGCCTGAATCATTCCActatatttaaagttaaaatagaCACTGAAAATAAGTTTAGATTGTTTCATATAAAATAGAGAATTCTAAGCATTTAGAAGGTACCGACTCATTTCTGTCATTTCTCCTTAAGTAGCTCCTTAAAAAGAGATGGTGAAATATAgacacttccttttttcctttgagtTACAACAAATACTTTGGAACTTTTGTTTGTAATTAATATTAATGTTGAAATATGTCATATTTCTCAGACTTTAAATATGGGATTTCTAGTTTATCCTTTGACATATTAGTAAATACAGAATTATATAATTCAAAAAACAGGCACAGCTTTGTTAGCTTTTGACATTGTATAATATGATACTatcaaatttttaataatatatgccCAGAATAACCATATAATTTATCACCAAACCAAGGCATGGTTACGCtatgcatacatgtgcatttATAATGGAAAATATAGGCTTCAGTTAAATTTATGCCCAGAAAATggtatttaagaaagaaataggcACAGTTTCAGTGTTGTTATCAGTAGTTAATGGACTGAAAGCCAAGAATAGTGATATTCAGATATTGCTGTAATGTTCTTTTATTAGTCTCTTAACTGTGCCATTTTCAAGTGTTTTTGGCCTGAATGTTTTATTCAGGCTTATAAAGGCTATGTGTGCCATGCCCAGAATGGAGTTTTCCTTTGTCATACCAGTAGGAAAATGTACCTCCCTGAAGGGCTTGTGTGTTTTGTAAAAGGACAAAATGCCTTTATTGTTACTGAGAAGATTGAGCTTAATAGGTTTaaaaggtgtgtgtatgtgtctgtatatgccctttttttctttttaaagatatggACTTGTTAAATCATTTTCCTAATTTCAGTgcagtatatttgtatttttccccCAGGTGCATGAATACCTCAGAAGTAAACTCTGTTCACTGTATGAAAATGACTGCATATTTGACAAATTTGAATGTTGTTGGAATGGATCTGACAGGTAATTAAGTCAAACCTCtcaaatatgaattttattaaagaaaagaaacaactattTCATTCCAGGTCCTAACTTCGTCT comes from Pan troglodytes isolate AG18354 chromosome 7, NHGRI_mPanTro3-v2.0_pri, whole genome shotgun sequence and encodes:
- the PPP2R2A gene encoding serine/threonine-protein phosphatase 2A 55 kDa regulatory subunit B alpha isoform isoform X2 yields the protein MAGAGGGNDIQWCFSQVKGAVDDDVAEDIISTVEFNHSGELLATGDKGGRVVIFQQEQENKIQSHSRGEYNVYSTFQSHEPEFDYLKSLEIEEKINKIRWLPQKNAAQFLLSTNDKTIKLWKISERDKRPEGYNLKEEDGRYRDPTTVTTLRVPVFRPMDLMVEASPRRIFANAHTYHINSISINSDYETYLSADDLRINLWHLEITDRSFNIVDIKPANMEELTEVITAAEFHPNSCNTFVYSSSKGTIRLCDMRASALCDRHSKLFEEPEDPSNRSFFSEIISSISDVKFSHSGRYMMTRDYLSVKIWDLNMENRPVETYQVHEYLRSKLCSLYENDCIFDKFECCWNGSDSVVMTGSYNNFFRMFDRNTKRDITLEASRENNKPRTVLKPRKVCASGKRKKDEISVDSLDFNKKILHTAWHPKENIIAVATTNNLYIFQDKVN
- the PPP2R2A gene encoding serine/threonine-protein phosphatase 2A 55 kDa regulatory subunit B alpha isoform isoform X1, whose amino-acid sequence is MAGAGGGNDIQWCFSQVKGAVDDDVAEADIISTVEFNHSGELLATGDKGGRVVIFQQEQENKIQSHSRGEYNVYSTFQSHEPEFDYLKSLEIEEKINKIRWLPQKNAAQFLLSTNDKTIKLWKISERDKRPEGYNLKEEDGRYRDPTTVTTLRVPVFRPMDLMVEASPRRIFANAHTYHINSISINSDYETYLSADDLRINLWHLEITDRSFNIVDIKPANMEELTEVITAAEFHPNSCNTFVYSSSKGTIRLCDMRASALCDRHSKLFEEPEDPSNRSFFSEIISSISDVKFSHSGRYMMTRDYLSVKIWDLNMENRPVETYQVHEYLRSKLCSLYENDCIFDKFECCWNGSDSVVMTGSYNNFFRMFDRNTKRDITLEASRENNKPRTVLKPRKVCASGKRKKDEISVDSLDFNKKILHTAWHPKENIIAVATTNNLYIFQDKVN
- the PPP2R2A gene encoding serine/threonine-protein phosphatase 2A 55 kDa regulatory subunit B alpha isoform isoform X3, producing the protein MDLMVEASPRRIFANAHTYHINSISINSDYETYLSADDLRINLWHLEITDRSFNIVDIKPANMEELTEVITAAEFHPNSCNTFVYSSSKGTIRLCDMRASALCDRHSKLFEEPEDPSNRSFFSEIISSISDVKFSHSGRYMMTRDYLSVKIWDLNMENRPVETYQVHEYLRSKLCSLYENDCIFDKFECCWNGSDSVVMTGSYNNFFRMFDRNTKRDITLEASRENNKPRTVLKPRKVCASGKRKKDEISVDSLDFNKKILHTAWHPKENIIAVATTNNLYIFQDKVN